A single region of the Paraburkholderia sp. SOS3 genome encodes:
- a CDS encoding mandelate racemase/muconate lactonizing enzyme family protein — MTRIDAVQIRQVNLQPKVKRTDAIQAFVVQETVLVTVRCDDGSCGTGYTYTIGTGGSSVVALLRDHLAPQLIGRDPATFEAIWRDLLFHTHATAVGAITSLALAAIDTALWDRNTRVAGVPLWVAAGGAKPATRTYSTEGGWLHLSGRELIDQTLQAQADGFRGAKLKVGRPHVSEDVRRLEAVRDAVGDDFELMVDANQGFTLSEAIRRAHAFEPFRLAWLEEPLPAESIDAHRRLNLATSVPVAIGESLYHPGQFGEYMKADACSIVQADVARIGGITPWLKVAHVAEALNLDICPHFLMELHVSLCAAVPNATWVEYIPQLDSLTHSRVRIDEGYAYAPNEPGIGIDWDWDAIRAAQHVEHAVNAADALA, encoded by the coding sequence ATGACAAGAATCGACGCAGTTCAGATCCGGCAGGTCAACCTGCAGCCGAAGGTCAAACGGACCGATGCGATCCAGGCTTTCGTCGTGCAGGAGACCGTGCTCGTCACCGTGCGGTGCGACGACGGCAGCTGCGGCACGGGCTACACCTATACGATCGGAACCGGCGGCTCGTCGGTCGTCGCGCTATTGCGCGACCATCTCGCGCCGCAACTGATCGGCCGCGACCCGGCCACTTTCGAAGCGATCTGGCGCGACCTGCTGTTTCATACGCACGCGACCGCAGTCGGCGCGATCACGAGCCTCGCGCTCGCCGCCATCGACACCGCGCTATGGGACCGCAATACGCGCGTGGCCGGCGTGCCGTTGTGGGTCGCGGCGGGCGGCGCGAAGCCGGCAACGCGCACCTATTCGACTGAAGGCGGCTGGCTGCATCTGTCCGGGCGCGAACTGATCGACCAGACCCTGCAGGCGCAGGCCGACGGCTTTCGCGGCGCAAAGCTCAAGGTTGGCCGGCCGCACGTATCGGAAGACGTGCGGCGCCTCGAAGCCGTGCGCGACGCAGTCGGCGACGATTTCGAACTGATGGTCGACGCGAATCAGGGCTTTACGCTTTCCGAAGCAATACGCCGCGCGCATGCGTTCGAGCCGTTTCGTCTCGCATGGCTCGAAGAACCGTTGCCGGCGGAAAGCATCGATGCGCATCGGCGGCTCAACCTGGCCACGTCGGTGCCCGTCGCGATCGGCGAATCGCTGTATCACCCGGGCCAGTTCGGCGAATATATGAAAGCCGATGCGTGTTCGATCGTACAGGCGGACGTTGCGCGCATCGGCGGCATTACGCCGTGGCTGAAAGTCGCGCATGTGGCCGAAGCACTGAACCTCGATATCTGTCCGCATTTCCTGATGGAACTGCATGTCAGCCTGTGCGCGGCGGTGCCGAACGCGACGTGGGTCGAGTACATTCCGCAGCTCGATTCGCTCACGCATTCGCGCGTACGCATCGACGAAGGCTACGCGTACGCGCCGAACGAGCCCGGCATCGGCATCGATTGGGACTGGGATGCGATTCGCGCCGCGCAACATGTGGAACACGCAGTGAATGCAGCCGACGCGCTGGCGTAA
- a CDS encoding L-rhamnose mutarotase, whose protein sequence is MRKMAMLIGIAPEKIAEYKALHAAVWPAVLARIRQSNIRNYSIFLREPENLLVGYWEYHGDDFNADMAAIAADPETQRWWELTAPCQTRLASAKDHEQWSMMEQVFDLDA, encoded by the coding sequence ATGCGCAAGATGGCCATGCTGATCGGCATCGCGCCGGAGAAAATCGCCGAATACAAGGCGCTGCACGCGGCGGTATGGCCTGCCGTTCTCGCGCGGATCCGGCAATCGAATATCCGCAATTACTCGATCTTTTTACGCGAGCCGGAGAATCTGCTGGTTGGATATTGGGAATATCACGGCGACGATTTCAATGCCGACATGGCGGCGATCGCGGCGGACCCTGAAACGCAGCGCTGGTGGGAACTCACCGCGCCTTGCCAGACACGGCTTGCGAGCGCGAAAGATCACGAACAGTGGTCGATGATGGAGCAGGTGTTCGATCTCGACGCCTGA
- a CDS encoding bifunctional helix-turn-helix transcriptional regulator/GNAT family N-acetyltransferase, whose protein sequence is MDYVAQHEKPRDRTILELREFSRKLVRELGFMRSTLANSELAPSACHAILEIGGAPGMPARDLANLLRLDKSNTSRQLAKLEEAGLVYREASSDDARSSLLYLTEAGQKLRRKIDRFATDQVSNALRKLVPEDQQALVRSLALYADALALDNDAGNTARSAPVLVPTGQIEAGYRPGCIGDIAALHGRYYARESGFGAFFERRVASELADFAYRLPASGKELWCYVEDGRTLASIAIDGDEATGKAHLRWFIVDDAVRGTGVGRRLLAKALNYVDARFDETFLWTFKGLDAARHLYESEGFVLTHEAEGMHWGQPVVEQRFNRPSRGEPRG, encoded by the coding sequence ATGGATTACGTCGCACAACACGAAAAACCGCGCGACCGCACGATCCTCGAACTGCGCGAATTCTCGCGCAAACTCGTGCGCGAACTCGGCTTCATGCGCTCGACGCTCGCCAACAGCGAGCTCGCGCCGTCCGCCTGCCACGCGATTCTCGAGATCGGCGGCGCGCCGGGCATGCCGGCGCGCGACCTCGCGAATCTGCTGCGGCTCGACAAATCGAATACGAGCCGGCAACTGGCGAAGCTCGAGGAAGCGGGCCTTGTCTACCGCGAGGCCTCGAGCGACGACGCGCGTTCGTCGCTGCTTTATCTGACCGAAGCCGGGCAAAAACTGCGCAGAAAGATCGACCGCTTCGCGACCGACCAGGTGTCGAACGCATTGCGCAAGCTGGTGCCGGAGGACCAGCAGGCGCTCGTGCGATCGCTCGCGCTCTATGCGGACGCGCTCGCGCTCGATAACGACGCGGGCAACACGGCGCGCAGCGCGCCGGTACTCGTGCCGACCGGGCAGATCGAGGCGGGCTACCGGCCCGGCTGCATCGGCGACATAGCAGCCCTGCATGGGCGTTACTACGCGCGCGAGTCGGGCTTCGGCGCGTTTTTCGAGCGGCGCGTCGCATCGGAACTGGCCGACTTCGCCTACCGGTTGCCCGCAAGCGGCAAGGAGCTGTGGTGCTACGTGGAAGATGGCCGCACGCTCGCGTCGATCGCGATCGACGGCGACGAGGCGACCGGCAAAGCGCACCTGCGCTGGTTTATCGTCGACGATGCAGTGCGCGGCACCGGCGTTGGGCGCCGTCTGCTCGCGAAGGCGCTCAATTACGTCGATGCGCGCTTCGACGAGACGTTTCTATGGACATTCAAAGGGCTCGACGCCGCGCGCCATCTATACGAATCTGAAGGCTTCGTGCTCACGCATGAAGCCGAAGGCATGCATTGGGGACAGCCGGTGGTCGAGCAGCGTTTCAACCGGCCGTCGCGCGGCGAGCCGCGCGGCTAG
- a CDS encoding MFS transporter codes for MEQGHIAVGSRGRWYDGLTAMHWRVLRASFLGWIFDGYEALVLVVVLAPMLHSVLTPAQAASSTIYAGLVIGITLLGWGIGGLVGGILADYVGRKRMMLWSVLLYALFSGFTAFSDTVWTLCALRFVTGLAMGSEWSTGIALLSETWPEQARAKGAGFLQSGFGWGTLTAAVVWYAMSTLHPLGAETWRLMFVLGAVPALFVLYIRRGVNESEKWQRAVREKRWNATSATASAQRGANAVMHSDKRPFTLTQLFNEREAARRTVILLVLSIVTTVGWWAISSWLPTHTVAIAKAEHVADPLSWGSKVSISYTIGAIVAYMVAGFIIDAIGRKAFLSLSFVGSLVTTVITYRFTGSVEAMMVVAPVNGFFTLGCAYVWMAIYPCELFTSTVRSTAISFVFNAARLIAWVFPIIAGSMIKSFGGVPQAAMALGSVYVIGIVLPWFLPETRGQGMPD; via the coding sequence ATGGAACAAGGGCACATTGCGGTCGGCTCACGCGGCCGCTGGTACGACGGTTTGACGGCGATGCACTGGCGTGTGCTGCGCGCGAGTTTTCTCGGCTGGATCTTCGACGGCTATGAGGCGCTCGTGCTCGTCGTCGTGCTCGCGCCGATGCTGCACTCGGTGTTGACGCCGGCGCAGGCTGCATCGTCGACTATCTATGCCGGGCTCGTGATCGGCATCACGCTGCTCGGCTGGGGCATCGGCGGCCTTGTCGGCGGCATTCTCGCCGACTACGTCGGCCGCAAGCGCATGATGCTGTGGTCGGTCCTGTTATACGCGCTTTTCTCCGGTTTCACCGCGTTCTCCGACACGGTCTGGACCTTGTGCGCGTTGCGCTTCGTGACGGGCCTCGCGATGGGCAGCGAGTGGAGCACGGGCATTGCGCTGCTTTCCGAGACGTGGCCCGAGCAAGCGCGGGCGAAAGGCGCGGGCTTTCTGCAATCGGGCTTCGGCTGGGGCACGCTGACGGCGGCGGTCGTCTGGTACGCGATGTCGACGCTGCATCCGCTCGGCGCCGAAACCTGGCGGCTGATGTTCGTGCTCGGCGCGGTGCCCGCGCTATTCGTGCTGTACATCCGGCGCGGCGTGAACGAATCGGAGAAATGGCAGCGCGCGGTGCGCGAGAAGCGCTGGAACGCGACGTCGGCAACGGCGTCTGCGCAACGCGGCGCGAATGCGGTCATGCACAGCGACAAGCGGCCTTTCACGCTCACGCAACTGTTCAACGAGCGCGAGGCCGCGCGCCGCACCGTTATTTTGCTCGTGCTGTCGATCGTTACGACGGTTGGCTGGTGGGCGATCTCGAGCTGGCTGCCGACGCATACGGTGGCCATTGCCAAAGCCGAGCATGTTGCCGATCCGCTGTCGTGGGGCTCGAAGGTTTCGATCTCGTACACGATCGGCGCGATCGTCGCGTATATGGTCGCAGGCTTCATCATCGATGCAATCGGCCGCAAGGCGTTTCTGTCGTTGAGCTTCGTCGGCTCGCTCGTGACGACGGTGATTACCTACAGATTCACGGGTAGTGTCGAAGCAATGATGGTCGTCGCACCGGTCAACGGCTTCTTCACGCTTGGTTGTGCGTACGTGTGGATGGCGATCTATCCGTGCGAACTGTTCACGAGCACCGTGCGCTCCACCGCGATCAGCTTCGTCTTCAACGCGGCGCGGCTGATCGCATGGGTCTTTCCGATCATCGCGGGCAGCATGATCAAGTCGTTCGGCGGCGTGCCGCAAGCGGCGATGGCGCTCGGTTCCGTTTATGTGATCGGTATCGTGCTGCCGTGGTTTTTGCCGGAAACGCGTGGGCAGGGCATGCCTGACTGA
- a CDS encoding NADH:flavin oxidoreductase/NADH oxidase yields MDATLFSPLKLGSLELANRIVISPMCQYSAIDGSASAWHRIHVGNLSQSGAAMMLLEATAVEAAGRITPHCLGLYSDDNERALARVLDDVREFSGMPIGVQLNHAGRKASSEPPWRGGTLIAAENGGWQTVAPSPVAQRDGEATPAALDRDGLQRIRDAFAASARRAARVGLAAIELHFAHGYLLHQFLSPLSNRRSDEYGGSLENRMRFPLEVFEAVRAAWPADKPLGVRVSATDWVDGGWDLEGTIELAQRLKQLGCDWIDVSTGGLSPLQKIPLGPHYQIPFAKAVREATGMTTVGVGLVTQAAEADKVIRSGEADLIALARAVLWDPRWPWHAAAELGASVTAPPQYWRSEPRGVNKVFSGASFGQR; encoded by the coding sequence ATGGACGCAACCCTTTTCTCTCCTTTGAAGCTCGGTTCGCTCGAACTGGCGAACCGTATCGTGATCAGCCCGATGTGCCAGTACAGCGCGATCGACGGTTCAGCGAGCGCATGGCATCGCATCCATGTCGGCAATCTGTCGCAGAGCGGCGCAGCGATGATGCTGCTCGAAGCGACCGCGGTCGAAGCGGCGGGCCGCATTACGCCGCACTGCCTCGGCCTCTATTCGGACGACAACGAGCGCGCGCTCGCGCGCGTGCTCGACGACGTGCGCGAATTCAGCGGCATGCCGATCGGCGTCCAGTTGAACCACGCGGGGCGCAAGGCATCGAGCGAACCGCCGTGGCGCGGCGGCACGCTGATTGCCGCCGAAAACGGCGGCTGGCAGACCGTCGCGCCGTCGCCGGTCGCGCAACGCGACGGCGAAGCGACGCCCGCCGCACTCGATCGCGACGGCTTGCAGCGTATTCGCGACGCGTTTGCAGCAAGTGCGCGGCGCGCCGCGCGCGTCGGACTTGCCGCGATCGAATTGCACTTCGCGCATGGCTACCTGCTGCACCAGTTTCTGTCGCCGCTGTCGAATCGGCGCAGCGACGAATACGGCGGCTCGCTCGAAAACCGCATGCGCTTTCCGCTCGAGGTATTCGAGGCGGTGCGCGCCGCGTGGCCCGCGGACAAGCCGCTCGGCGTGCGCGTCTCGGCGACCGACTGGGTGGACGGCGGCTGGGATCTCGAAGGGACGATCGAACTCGCGCAACGCCTGAAGCAACTCGGCTGCGACTGGATCGACGTGTCGACGGGCGGCTTGTCGCCGTTGCAGAAAATCCCGCTTGGGCCTCATTATCAGATTCCGTTTGCGAAAGCGGTGCGCGAGGCCACCGGTATGACGACGGTGGGCGTCGGCCTCGTTACGCAGGCCGCCGAAGCGGACAAGGTGATTCGCAGCGGCGAGGCCGATCTTATCGCGCTGGCTCGCGCGGTACTGTGGGATCCGCGCTGGCCATGGCATGCGGCGGCAGAACTTGGCGCAAGCGTGACGGCGCCGCCGCAATACTGGCGCAGCGAACCGCGTGGCGTGAACAAGGTGTTCAGCGGCGCGTCGTTCGGACAGCGATAA
- a CDS encoding LysR family transcriptional regulator, with product MRIPEERPLRFDIESLRIFVAVVEEGSIAAASGRMHLVASAVSKRVSDLEAEAGTPLLYRHSRGVLATPAGDALYHHAKRLVEHLQQISDELSEYSQGLRGHARIYVNFTAMVLYLPAALNSFLHVNPQVRVDMVEKTSDEVVQAISSGVADLGICAASRDALGDLQVRPYRVDKLVLIVPKAHRFADRARVAFDETLDDDFVCMPYGTSIPKLCRAAAERADRRMRVRIEVTSFEGVRNMVGAGLGIGVLPEQGVMPYLESAGIRAVELEEPWAFRPLVIVARNFDTLPMPARILVDHLQKEAAAAVPAVVPDVVPTAESTTGPRAA from the coding sequence ATGCGCATCCCGGAGGAGCGTCCGCTGCGCTTCGATATCGAGTCGCTGCGGATTTTTGTCGCCGTCGTCGAAGAAGGCAGCATCGCGGCAGCATCGGGACGCATGCATCTGGTCGCGTCGGCGGTCAGCAAGCGCGTGTCGGATCTCGAAGCCGAGGCCGGCACGCCGCTGCTCTATCGGCATAGCCGCGGCGTGCTCGCCACGCCGGCCGGGGACGCACTCTATCATCATGCGAAGCGGCTCGTCGAGCATCTGCAGCAGATCTCCGACGAGTTGTCCGAATACTCGCAAGGCTTGCGCGGCCATGCGCGGATCTACGTGAATTTCACTGCGATGGTGCTGTACCTGCCCGCGGCGCTGAACTCGTTCTTGCATGTGAATCCGCAAGTGCGCGTCGATATGGTCGAGAAGACCAGCGACGAAGTCGTGCAGGCGATCTCGAGCGGCGTCGCCGACCTCGGCATCTGCGCCGCGTCGCGCGATGCGCTCGGCGACCTGCAGGTGCGGCCGTATCGCGTCGACAAACTGGTTCTGATCGTGCCGAAGGCGCACCGTTTCGCCGACCGCGCGCGCGTCGCCTTCGACGAAACGCTCGACGACGATTTCGTTTGCATGCCGTACGGCACGTCGATTCCGAAGCTGTGCCGCGCGGCCGCCGAACGCGCAGACCGGCGCATGCGCGTGCGCATCGAGGTGACAAGCTTCGAGGGCGTGCGCAACATGGTCGGCGCAGGCCTCGGCATCGGGGTGCTGCCCGAACAAGGCGTGATGCCTTATCTCGAGTCGGCGGGCATACGCGCAGTCGAACTCGAAGAACCGTGGGCGTTCCGGCCGCTCGTGATCGTCGCGCGCAACTTCGACACGCTGCCGATGCCGGCCCGCATTCTTGTCGATCATCTGCAGAAGGAGGCGGCCGCCGCCGTGCCGGCTGTTGTGCCGGATGTTGTGCCGACCGCGGAATCAACCACCGGGCCGCGCGCGGCGTGA
- a CDS encoding alpha/beta fold hydrolase encodes MDSFDDDLAQFAAAGAPPLPASRREGHIDHDGARIWYAACGPRGDRVPVVLLHGGLGHSGNWGYQIPALVAAGHYVVTIDSRGHGRSTRDARPYSYELMASDVRAVLDALRIERAALIGWSDGACTSLILAAQAPERVAGVFFFGCNMDPGGAKPFVATPVIDHCFARHVKDYAQLSATPQQFDAFVEAVSTMQKTQPNWSVHELARIRVPVTIAHSEHDEFITREHAEYLARSIPGAQWLGLEGVSHFAPLQRPALFNGAVQSFLARLV; translated from the coding sequence ATGGATTCATTCGACGACGACCTGGCGCAGTTCGCTGCCGCGGGCGCACCGCCGTTACCGGCGAGCCGGCGTGAAGGCCACATCGACCATGACGGAGCAAGGATCTGGTATGCCGCTTGCGGGCCGCGCGGCGATCGAGTGCCGGTCGTGCTGCTGCATGGCGGCCTCGGTCACAGCGGAAATTGGGGTTACCAGATCCCGGCGTTAGTGGCGGCAGGGCACTACGTCGTCACGATCGACAGCCGCGGACACGGACGCAGCACGCGCGACGCGCGGCCATACAGCTATGAATTGATGGCATCGGACGTCCGCGCGGTGCTCGATGCACTGCGTATCGAACGCGCTGCGTTGATCGGGTGGAGCGACGGCGCATGCACCTCGCTGATACTCGCGGCTCAAGCGCCCGAGCGTGTGGCGGGCGTGTTCTTCTTCGGCTGCAATATGGACCCCGGTGGTGCGAAACCGTTTGTCGCCACGCCGGTGATCGACCACTGCTTTGCGAGGCATGTGAAGGACTATGCGCAGCTTTCGGCCACGCCGCAGCAGTTCGACGCTTTCGTCGAAGCAGTCAGCACGATGCAGAAGACGCAGCCGAACTGGAGCGTGCATGAACTCGCGCGAATTCGCGTGCCGGTGACGATCGCGCATAGCGAGCATGACGAATTCATCACGCGCGAACACGCGGAATATCTTGCCCGCAGCATTCCCGGTGCGCAGTGGCTGGGACTGGAAGGCGTCAGTCATTTCGCGCCGCTGCAACGGCCAGCGCTTTTCAATGGCGCGGTGCAATCGTTTCTTGCACGTCTCGTGTGA
- a CDS encoding alpha/beta hydrolase family protein → MRRLYTMIKTATALGALLGAASVYAQTMEAAPASPGATVDASTANTASTTAAASARIALRGLPTGRPVSKETLTPDAFAALLQAKSPALLQIAGTPKCTVNIYSLGYHTIGGAGEPTTAATAVMEPSGSAAGCSGTHPVVLYGHGTSTDKRYDSTNLNGDIDGEDDALLVAAVYAAQGFTVVMPNYAGYAGSTLPYAPFLNADQQSADMIDALRAARIGFPSVLLDSIFDKLFVTGYSQGAHVALATLRAMQQLPIEFRPAAFAAGSGPYALSHLVDEEIDGAPSASAPLLFDLIVASWQHAYHNVYRVPTDTFAPQYAARAPTLLPGTAPETTLFAQNAIPATALFQTGSLPPPDLSNPNTALVVQSGFAPADFFLNTSFREQLVADVAANPCSDATGQRIANCAPATGFRQDALHNDLLDFKPAVSVQLCGAHSDSVVYFSNTQIATKFFQQEGVDASKLTMIDVDPGNAAPSGPFAALQAGFAAARAQEATQLGNTPAAQLQLSADIHTLAAPFCVVAARSFFQSFK, encoded by the coding sequence ATGCGACGACTCTACACGATGATCAAAACCGCCACCGCGCTCGGGGCGTTGCTTGGCGCCGCGAGCGTGTACGCGCAGACGATGGAGGCTGCGCCTGCAAGCCCGGGCGCCACCGTCGATGCGAGCACTGCGAACACCGCGAGCACGACTGCCGCCGCTTCCGCGCGGATTGCGCTGCGCGGCCTACCCACGGGGCGACCGGTCAGCAAAGAGACGCTCACACCCGACGCGTTCGCGGCGCTGCTTCAGGCGAAATCTCCGGCGCTGCTGCAAATCGCGGGCACGCCGAAATGCACCGTCAACATCTATTCGCTCGGCTATCACACAATAGGCGGAGCCGGCGAACCGACCACCGCCGCTACCGCGGTGATGGAGCCTTCCGGTTCGGCCGCCGGCTGCTCGGGCACGCACCCTGTCGTGCTCTATGGGCACGGCACGTCGACGGACAAGCGCTATGACTCGACCAATCTCAACGGCGATATCGACGGCGAAGACGACGCCCTGCTCGTCGCCGCCGTCTACGCTGCGCAAGGCTTTACTGTCGTCATGCCGAACTACGCTGGCTATGCAGGTTCGACGTTGCCCTATGCGCCGTTTCTGAATGCCGACCAGCAGTCTGCCGATATGATCGACGCGTTGCGCGCCGCACGCATCGGATTTCCTTCGGTGCTGCTCGACAGCATTTTCGACAAACTGTTCGTAACCGGTTACTCGCAAGGCGCCCACGTTGCACTGGCAACGTTGCGTGCGATGCAGCAATTGCCGATCGAGTTCCGCCCCGCGGCATTCGCGGCGGGGAGCGGGCCGTACGCACTCTCGCATCTCGTCGACGAGGAAATCGACGGCGCCCCGAGCGCCTCCGCGCCGTTGCTGTTCGATCTGATTGTCGCCAGCTGGCAGCACGCGTACCACAACGTCTATCGCGTGCCGACCGACACGTTTGCCCCGCAATACGCGGCGCGCGCGCCCACCCTTCTCCCCGGCACGGCGCCCGAAACAACGCTGTTTGCGCAAAACGCGATACCGGCAACTGCGCTGTTCCAGACCGGCTCGCTGCCGCCGCCGGATCTATCGAATCCAAACACAGCCCTCGTCGTGCAGTCGGGCTTCGCCCCGGCCGATTTCTTTCTGAACACGAGCTTTCGCGAGCAACTCGTAGCCGACGTCGCCGCCAACCCGTGCAGCGACGCGACAGGCCAACGAATTGCAAACTGCGCGCCGGCGACCGGTTTTCGGCAGGACGCATTGCACAACGACCTGCTCGACTTCAAGCCTGCCGTTTCGGTGCAACTGTGCGGCGCGCATTCGGATAGCGTCGTGTACTTCTCGAACACGCAGATCGCCACGAAGTTTTTTCAGCAGGAAGGTGTGGACGCATCGAAGCTGACCATGATCGACGTCGACCCGGGCAACGCGGCGCCATCCGGGCCGTTCGCGGCACTGCAGGCGGGATTTGCCGCCGCGCGCGCACAGGAAGCCACGCAGCTCGGCAATACGCCCGCTGCGCAACTGCAGCTGTCGGCCGATATCCATACGCTCGCCGCGCCCTTCTGCGTGGTCGCCGCGCGCAGCTTTTTCCAGAGCTTCAAATAA
- a CDS encoding peroxiredoxin, with amino-acid sequence MSIRLGEEAPDFTAETTEGTIRFHDWIGDKWAILFSHPKDFTPVCTTELGYMAGLKAEFDKRNTKIIGLSIDPVADHRKWLKDIEETQGHAVNYPLIGDADLAVAKLYDMIHPNASGGTRTAVDNATVRSVFLIGPDRKVKAMLVYPMSAGRNFDEVMRLLDSLQLNAKHAVATPVNWKPGDDVIIPTSVSDDDAHKKYPQGFKTLKPYLRYVAQPK; translated from the coding sequence ATGTCCATTCGTTTAGGAGAAGAGGCGCCCGATTTCACTGCCGAAACGACCGAGGGGACGATCCGTTTTCACGACTGGATCGGCGACAAGTGGGCCATCCTGTTTTCGCATCCAAAAGATTTCACACCCGTCTGCACGACCGAACTCGGCTATATGGCCGGCCTCAAAGCCGAGTTCGACAAACGCAATACAAAAATCATCGGGCTTAGCATCGATCCGGTGGCGGACCACCGGAAATGGCTCAAGGATATCGAGGAGACCCAGGGCCATGCAGTCAACTACCCGTTGATCGGCGACGCAGACCTGGCAGTCGCGAAGCTATACGACATGATTCACCCGAACGCGAGCGGCGGCACGCGCACCGCCGTCGACAACGCGACCGTACGTTCGGTATTCCTGATCGGTCCGGACAGGAAAGTGAAGGCGATGCTCGTCTATCCGATGAGCGCCGGCCGCAACTTCGACGAAGTGATGCGTCTGCTCGACTCGCTGCAACTGAACGCGAAGCATGCCGTCGCTACGCCAGTGAACTGGAAGCCGGGCGACGACGTGATCATCCCGACCTCGGTATCGGACGACGATGCGCACAAGAAGTATCCGCAAGGTTTCAAGACGCTGAAGCCGTATCTGCGTTATGTCGCGCAGCCGAAATGA